Proteins encoded in a region of the Balaenoptera musculus isolate JJ_BM4_2016_0621 chromosome 5, mBalMus1.pri.v3, whole genome shotgun sequence genome:
- the PRSS48 gene encoding LOW QUALITY PROTEIN: serine protease 48 (The sequence of the model RefSeq protein was modified relative to this genomic sequence to represent the inferred CDS: inserted 1 base in 1 codon; deleted 2 bases in 1 codon; substituted 2 bases at 2 genomic stop codons), which translates to MGPAGCVFLLPLLLGALVCGRPVYSSRTVGGEDRPWQVSLHLGESHVCGVSLISDRWILTAAHCLHRRWIPFLYTVWLGSIDIGHSNTGVKYHVFRIVIHPKHHGTTADIALLRQFSRVTYSSSILPICLSSVKKQWTIPDSCWVTGWGKAEDEDSDYPTIRQEAEIPIIEHQHCEKIYNPVGXLLPQTEPVIQESMICAGDLEKRKDTCQIRGDSGGPLSCHIDGIWIQIGLSSWGTGCGLSFPGVYTNVTYYQKWIMSVISRAEVLDANNLDLADFLLPTALLSLALLGPSCAFGPHILGRVGSVAEAAGQVQGXEXNAWRRSPRGRELTRRVAGNSG; encoded by the exons ATGGGCCCTGCGGGCTGCGTCTTCCTGCTGCCCCTTCTGCTGGGCG ctctagtgtGCGGACGACCTGTATACTCAAGCCGTACTGTGGGTGGTGAGGACCGGCCTTGGCAGGTCAGCCTGCACTTGGGCGAGTCCCACGTCTGTGGAGTTTCCCTCATCAGTGACAGGTGGATACTGACAGCAGCACACTGCCTACACAG GCGCTGGATTCCTTTCTTATATACTGTGTGGCTGGGATCAATTGACATAGGCCATTCAAATACAGGCGTGAAGTACCATGTGTTCCGAATTGTCATCCATCCCAAACACCACGGTACCACTGCAGACATTGCCTTGTTGAGGCAGTTCTCTAGAGTCACCTACAGTTCTTCCATCCTGCCCATTTGCTTGTCCAGTGTCAAAAAGCAGTGGACAATTCCAGACTCTTGCTGGGTGACTGGATGGGGAAAAGCAGAAGATGAAG ATTCTGACTACCCTACCATCCGCCAAGAAGCAGAAATACCCATCATTGAACACCAGCATTGCGAAAAAATCTACAACCCGGTGGGTTAGCTACTGCCACAAACAGAGCCGGTCATCCAGGAAAGCATGATTTGTGCTGGTGATCTTGAGAAAAGAAAGGATACTTGCCAGATCAGG GGTGATTCTGGAGGGCCTCTGTCATGTCATATTGATGGTATATGGATCCAGATAGGATTGTCAAGCTGGGGAACAGGATGTGGTCTTTCTTTTCCTGGAGTCTACACCAATGTGACCTACTACCAAAAATGGATTATGTCCGTTATCTCAAGAGCTGAGGTCTTGGATGCCAACAACCTGGACTTAGCTGACTTCTTGCTCCCTACTGCACTGCTCTCTCTGGCTCTCCTGGGACCCTCCTGCGCCTTTGGGCCTCACATTTTA GGGAGAGTAGGCAGTGTAGCTGAAGCTGCTGGCCAAGTACAGGGCTAGG GGAATGCGTGGAGAAGAAGCCCCAGGGGCAGAGAACTCACGAGGAGAGTCGCTGGGAACTCTGgatga